The following are from one region of the Roseimicrobium gellanilyticum genome:
- a CDS encoding tetratricopeptide repeat protein: MSRTTLLKGCYALIAVSAFFAGFYAVAAKVIPSTTAAVVAAAILLIPGRIVGYVWRDFLRGKRDTDAKRWDEAIPLFESFLNRLKKTPSIGWLIWLSPSMYTVSADAMVKNNLGVCHLEMGRLSPAKEQLLEALKMDHLYPFPHQNLAIVAALEKDETAMQHHASEARRLGYTGSSIDKILEKSKEIYARLEPASYVRPPAVQER; this comes from the coding sequence ATGAGCCGGACCACATTGCTCAAAGGGTGCTACGCGCTGATTGCGGTCTCGGCATTTTTCGCCGGGTTCTATGCCGTGGCGGCCAAGGTTATTCCTTCCACCACAGCGGCCGTTGTGGCAGCGGCGATCCTGCTCATTCCCGGGCGCATCGTTGGCTATGTGTGGCGTGATTTCCTTCGAGGAAAGCGCGATACCGATGCAAAGCGGTGGGACGAAGCCATTCCCTTGTTTGAATCGTTTTTGAACAGACTCAAGAAGACACCCTCCATTGGATGGCTCATCTGGCTTTCTCCTTCCATGTACACAGTCAGCGCTGACGCCATGGTGAAGAACAACCTCGGTGTCTGCCACTTGGAAATGGGTCGCCTTTCGCCGGCGAAAGAACAGTTACTGGAGGCGCTCAAAATGGACCACCTCTATCCGTTCCCACATCAAAACTTGGCCATTGTAGCAGCCCTGGAAAAGGACGAGACCGCCATGCAGCATCACGCATCTGAGGCCCGGAGGTTGGGATACACCGGGAGCTCTATAGATAAGATTCTTGAAAAATCCAAGGAGATCTACGCCCGTTTGGAACCAGCCTCCTATGTCCGACCCCCAGCCGTTCAAGAAAGGTGA